Proteins encoded in a region of the Vulpes vulpes isolate BD-2025 unplaced genomic scaffold, VulVul3 Bu000000733, whole genome shotgun sequence genome:
- the LOC140596697 gene encoding small ribosomal subunit protein uS11-like isoform X2 produces MAPRKGKEKKEEQVISLGPQVAEGENVFGVCHIFASFNDTFVHVTDLSGKETICRVTGGMKVKADRDESSPYAAMLAAQDVAQRCKELGITALHIKLRATGGNRTKTPGPGAQSALRALARSGMKIGRIEDVTPIPSDSTRRKGGRRRRRL; encoded by the coding sequence ATGGCACCTCgtaaggggaaggaaaagaaggaagaacaggtcATCAGCCTTGGACCTCAAGTTGCTGAAGGAGAAAATGTGTTTGGTGTCTGCCACATATTTGCATCCTTCAATGACACTTTTGTCCATGTCACTGATCTTTCTGGCAAGGAAACCATCTGTCGTGTAACTGGTGGGATGAAGGTGAAGGCTGACCGAGATGAGTCTTCTCCCTACGCTGCCATGTTGGCTGCCCAGGATGTAGCCCAGAGGTGCAAGGAGCTGGGTATCACTGCTCTCCACATCAAACTCCGAgccacaggaggaaatagaaccaAGACCCCTGGACCTGGGGCCCAGTCAGCCCTCAGAGCCCTTGCCCGCTCAGGAATGAAGATTGGGCGGATTGAGGatgtcacccccatcccctccgaTAGCACCCGCAGGAAGGGGGGTCGCCGTCGTCGCCGTCTGTGA